The sequence below is a genomic window from Monodelphis domestica isolate mMonDom1 chromosome 2, mMonDom1.pri, whole genome shotgun sequence.
ACAACAACaaaccaaaaagagaaagaaaaaagaattacagaatttaaaattaattttagataGACTCTGCTTGATTTtctattataaaaagaaatttaaaaaatttttaaagaacttgTATAAAcgtgtttatttctttttgtggctatattttcctttacttttggtGCCCACCAATAAAGGAGTGTAGAGAAAGGCTATTAAAAATATCTccaaggcagctaagtgactcaatgcTTGGAGAGCAAGTCCTAAAGATGGAGATACTGGGTTTAAaattggccttagacacttattgagcaagtcatttaactcctattgcctaacccttactactcttctgccttgtaatcaatacttagtaaagattttcaaaaagaaagatgTCGCCACTAAATATGCTACACTAGGCTTACATATTTTACACTTAATAGCATATTTCATAGAAGAAGGATCCAAAGAGATgaagacaacacagaaaataTGAAATTCATTCTTAGAGTAGAGGAAATAGCAATAGTCTTATATCATCACTTTCTAGGTTTGGCTTTTCTTTGAATATAGTTCTAGTACCAGCCTAAAAGAGCTATTTTTAAActgactcttctctctctttggaCTAATCATTTCTGTCCtgcttaggttcaaatccaacttcagacacttcctaactatgtgacattgggcaagttattggaccccgtttgcctcagtttcctcttcataaaatgaggagaataacagcacctgcctcccagggttgttatgggaAATCCAGTAAAAGAAGAGTTGTaaggcatttagcacagtgcctggcatatagtaggcactacataaatgtatTGGCAATTGTTCTTATCATAATTAGATGTTAATTAGAAGTATCTTTTAATATTCCTTTAAACTATCcatgaaatgtttttctttcagcCTAAGTATATCCACAGCCTGCTAAAAGCAGTTGAGATAAGAAAAAAGGAGcaagagaaaagaatggaaaagaaaatccaGAAAGAACGAGAAATGGAAAAGGGAGAATTTGATGATAAAGAGGCATTTGTGACATCTGCCTATAAAAAGAAGCTTCAAGAGAGAGCTGAGgaagcagaaagagagaggagagccGCCGCCCTGGAAGGTGAGCTTCAAGGGCCAGGGCCAGCTgtggagaaatggagagagaaggaaaccaGAGAGGGCTGCCCAGGGAGAGAGGGACTTGGCTTTGTTGCTGAATTGAATAGTCAGCAAATTTACTTTTACAATATCATGCAACATACAACTTAAAATgttccttttttattatgaatttaccACTCAAAAAACTTTAGAACATGAAGAGCAGGGAAGTGGGCTGCATGAATTTCTCCGaactttttcaaatatttacCCACACCTGtgcacccacccacccacccacccctacACATGCTTAACAAAATAGTCCTAGATGGCTCCATTTGTGTCCTTTTGATGCTCATCCCTTCCCTTCATGCACTTTTACAAGTTTTAgtgatgttcttttttttctctttatcactcttcaccagcctcccttccctcctcctccccatgaACAAATCTTCCCTGAGAACAAATACGTCTTATCAAATCAAACCAATCAACACATTGGCCCGTCTGGTTTTGTACCTGTAATCCGTTGCCTCTGCCTCTGCAAAGAGGTGGGAGGTGTATTTCATCATTGTCTTTCAGTCATGATTCTGagatctttccaagttgtttCTCTTTGTATTATTGTGATCGAATTGTTACGTTCTTTGTACacttggttctgcttgcttcccTCTGTGTCATTTCATTGAATTCTCTCCATATCTACACCATCCTTCATTTCTTATGTCCCACtaaaattccattatattcatatagcaaGTCAGCACATGCTTTGCTGAATAGTTCAACCCAGAAGAAAAAAGCATCTGTAAGAATTCATCCCGCCATGTGCTActtgaatctttcctttctcttcctctcgaACAGAAGACAGAGTTCACAGACAGTAGAGCTCAGTGGATCTTACAGATAGTCATAGAGATCTGGATGTTGTGCCCCCCAAAAAGTACTTTTCTCACAAAAGCCCCTTAAAGTAAGGTGCAAGTATTCTTATTTtctcccattttagagttgaaaacaCTAAATAGTTAACTTACTACAAAGACACATGTAACATGTAACATGCAAACCTCCACGTCtttactccaagcccagtgtCCTTTCAGCTGCCACATCCTGTCTCTTTTCTGCATCTGTCCCCACTTAGCCCCTTGTTGGCTGTTTGTTAGTTccttgagtctcaatttccttctctataaaatgggaatgctaATATCTTTATAGACTCTTGGGCTCTTTCTGTGAGTCAGTCATTGTTATGCCATCGATCATGTATTTTTGGTTTCTGCCTAGCTCGTCTGGATGTGACCAAGCAGAAAGACCTCAGTGGATTTTATAGGCATCTTTTAAAtcaagcagttggagaagaagaagTGCCTGAATGCAGCCTTCGGGAAGCTAGGTAAGCAGTGAATCCTCACAGTTTCTGAGGAGATGCTTGGGATTGTTTTTAATGGCCACCTCATGGGACTCCTTTGAAGGACAAAGCAAGTCATCTTGGTGCTCTAGCTGGGAGGGTCCTCCTGAGGCTCATAGTCCAGGTGCTCGGGCATAGCCCTGGTCAGGACATCTGCACCTTCTCTTCACTTTGAATTAAGCCTGAGAAGGGCCCCCTACCTAATCCTGTATTCACGAGGGGCAGCTGGGGCCTCAGACAGCCAGAGAGTCATTCAGATGATCTCATTGCCAGGGTCTAAGGTTTGACATCACTACATGCAAATGGAAGCAggcaggaaatgagaattcaatgAATGTGGGACCAAGCTTCTGAGTGAACATCTTTGTGCTTGTATGGAGGAGCCTGAGAAGACAATGGCTCCTTTTTGAgactaacaataataaaaaataataataataacatgtcTCTGTCACACATTAACACTGTGAAGTGTTGTCTTCTAACACTCCATGAGGAGAGTAATGaggattattatcattattcctattttaccaTCGAGGAAACCAGAGCTCTCAGAGATTGTGTCTGGCCTGGGATTCCACAGACAGGAAGTCTGTGAAGGTGGATTTGCACTTGGTCTCCTAACCCAAAGTTTACCCTTCTATCCAGTTAGCCATGCTATCTTTTCACAACTGCTGACCGTAGAAAGCAAccaagagtcaggcctagagacgggaggtcctaggtttaaatctggcctcagacacttcccagcggtgtgaccctgggcaagtcacttgacccccattgcctagcccttaccactcttctgccttggaggcaatacacagtattgattccaagatggaaggtgagggttttttttttatttaaaaaaaaagaaaaagaaaaaagaaagcaaccaaaaccacttctttttttcatatgaagGGGCAGATGTCATATTAATGCTGTGGGTCCCAGATCAGtgttttcagattttattttcaaaacGTCTATAATGGGGAAAGATGCTCTTTGTGAGCAAGAATGTGATCATTGTAGAGTAGCAAACCCAGCTATTGGGATGTATATAAGAGCAATAGATGATGATACTCCTAATTGTGTAGATACAGTCAAAAGGGAGAATTTGTCATTAAATTCTCTTTAAACCAACTTGTTCTCCTAATAGGCAGCATGATTTGGAAGACCAGTGTCTAGACGAAGGCTGGAAAGCAGAGTTGATTCTTCTTGTGCCTTTTCCCCCCAGACTGTAATATCTGATTGCAGGGaaagtgtgatttttaaaaagcatatttggAAAGTCAAATCCTGACTGGGATTTGTACTACATTCTGACTTTCCTACGAGTTTCATCCAGAAATAGATCTGAGGCCAACTGAGCAATCCCACACTGATTTATGTAATACAACTTCTCCAAACATTATAATAGTATTGCAAACTACCAGCAAGTCTTTCATGCAGCTTCTCTGCCAGCTATTCCTGGAGAACCACAAACTGTTACTGTATCAGTGTGATTAGTAAAAATGAACTTGTGGGAATGTAAATGAACCCACCACACTTATCAGCtgtgaaaatataaaacatttaaattattttagtttcGTTCAGTTGTAATATCAGTACATAACTTGCACCATACATTTCCTGCTTTGTTCTAATAAATACTGAGCTCTTTGTCAGGAAGTTGATGTCACTGTACCCACAAGGACAGTGAACTTAGCAAGGGATACAGCATAATGACCAGGATATGGGATCTTGCCTTGTTGTGGCAAAAAACTTattttcatgtgatttttttttgttactgatAGTAAATTCCATTTTTTAGACTTAATTCTACTTAACAGCCTTCTTCCACCAAATCTGATGCAGACCCATGCTCCGAAATTTCTTCTTGAAGCTCATGGAATAATAACTAGAACCCAAAACTTTTCCAGATTAGTCTTTTTATTTCAGTGCCTTACAAAAAACTGAGGACTAGACAATCTGTGTATAGCAGCCCATACATAGAAGGACCATTCCTCCTCCTTTAGCTTAATAAGTGTTGACAGCTCAGTAGAGTGGGTGCTGTTGCCTTGCAGATGTTAACCCATGAGACGGCTTTCAGCCCCTCTAACTCACATTtgcagagacaggaagtctaAGGAGTTCTTCAGGGGAATGATTCCAAGATTGAGAAAAATTGTATGAACCCTTCACTTCTTCTGAAGCTGACAGTGTGATTTTATAACTATTCTTTTTTCTAAAGTTCTAGGATAAAAGAGGAGAAGCCACGGGGTTATTCTGATGAATTAAATCCAGACCACAGAGTCCCAGCCAATAGAGTTGTACCCAAAACCAGAGTGAAAGACGAAAACCCTGATGCAGACAGTGACCTTGATGTGGACAGCAGTGAAGATGATGATAAAACTGAAGACAAGAGTCGATGGAGCCACAGGAAGGAGAGCGGCCACCAGAGTGAAAGGAGCCAGGCCCACTCCAGCTCCTCGGGGGAGGACAGAGGCCACCAGAGCCGGAGCCACACCAAGAGCTCCAGGACGGTGACAAGGGAGAGAGGTGACCAGCATCAGGACCGCAGCCATGAGAGCCACATCAGGGAGCCAGACAGACGTCCTGAAAGTGGTCACCATAAAGAAAAACCAGATCAGCACAGGTCCAGGGAAGACAGCAATAAAGACCACGTCCACAAGAGGCGAGAACAGGAAGAtcgagagagaagagagaggaggatggACCGAGAGCACAggcaggaagaggagagggagaagcagCCCTCCAAGGGACGAGAAAGGGCCAGGCTGAGAAACAGCGAAGAGCCGCGTGATGAGGCGAGGGGGGAGACCAGGGACAGGAGCAAAGGCCATGCCGAGGGGAAGAGAAATGGGCAGGAGAAATGCAGAGAGAAGGAGCCAAGCACCAGACCTTTGGAGCAGGctcaagagagggaaggaagctgCTCTGGTTCTGGGGCACAGGACAGGCTGGGTGGGGAGGAAGGCTCCAGCAGGGGGGGAGCCTCGGAGAGGGCCCCCAGCCCCAAAGGATCACAAGAGTCAAAACGCCAGCcagaggtgggaggagaggagaagccTCCCGAGACACTGAGCAAGTTTGCAAAGCGCAGCAACAAAGAGACTGTCATGTCAGCAAGAGACCGGTACCTGGCCAGGCAGATGGCTCGGGTCAGTGCCAAAACCTacatagagaaagaagaggactGAGGGTTGCCCGAAGGCAGCAGCTGCTTGGCTGGAAGAGAGCAAGaaggggtgttttttttttattttagtgtttttttttttattttagtgttggaggtggggaggagactTACACATGTTTCTAGCACCTTGTaatttaatgtaaataaaaatatcctTGTGTTCAGTTTTAAGTAAAAAATTGACTTCTCTGGCTTTTATACATTTGGCCAAATACTCACAATATTTGGCAGCCATTGTGGGCTGTGTGCAAGTGACCACAGGAGGTGGGTGTCTTTTTGGCCAGCGATTCTGGCCAGCTCATATTGTTGACCCAGGATTTGCCGGAACGTCTCTGTGTCTTTATATGCTGGGCAGTGGATAGCCAGCCATcactgaaaggaaggaaaatcttGTTTCAAACAGGAGCCAGCTTACTAGTGCCACAGGTGCTTTTCCTTTTACAAACAGACCAGGTGTCGACTTAGGCAGCTATGAAATGCGAAGGGAGACGCCAGATGCTTTGCATGTGGGAACCATGAGCGGTCCAGGCACAGCATACGCCTTGTGTCGGGATCAGAGAACTGGGCTGTCCTGGTACCCTGATTTGCGCACATGCTCACTGGCCGCTGTCATTCAAGCACTGGGATGCCCTATTAAAGGCTACATGGTGGGGGTAGAAATATGTCCTGGGCTTTGACATTCTCCAGAAGATAAGCTTATTCCTTTACTGGCTAACCGGGGGCTCTGGGCAGAGCACTCAGCTCCTCCCAGCCTCTGTTTATTATAAAGGTGGAGAGAATGCTACCAGCCCTCCTAACCTAGAGGGTCATTATAGGAGTAGAAGGCCTAATGTGTACAAACAGGAGTCAAAACCTGAAGTACCACATAAACATAACTCGATGTAGTTAACTATTACAGACCCCATCTTAAGGCTAAGGAAACTGGCTGGCCAAAGCAAGGCAACAACTTGACCGAGGTCACATAGCTGGTCAGTGAGCTCCAAACTCTTAAGCTCCAGCTCGTTCTGCTGTACTTTGCTGCCTCCTGATAGGACAGAAGGTCCTTGTTAGTGACTGTGATCTTGACAAGATTCTTCAGGATAATTTATGGGAATgaatgtgtgccaggcactgtaccaagTGTTAGGGatacagaaaggcaaaagacagcccctgcccccaaggagctcaTGATCCAATgggagatgacatgcaaacaaataaTGTATAAAATGCTCGTGCTAGGCAGGGTGAATAGGAAACagttaaaagagggaaggcattagagtTAGGAGGAGTTGGGGAGACTTTCtatagaaagtaggattttagttgggacttagagGAAGCCAGGGTTCAGAGAGGAGAGTGTTCTAGGCATGAGAGACAGCCAAAGAAGGTGCTGGGAACTGAGAGGCAGGAATGGTCAGGAGGCCCCTGTGGCCCCAGCCTGAAGAGGATACAGCAGGTAGCAAGGTGTAAGAACCCTGCAAAGGTACAGGGAGACAGTtaggaaaggctttgaatgtcaaacaggaCACTTTAGATTGGATTCTggtggagtttattgaatgggggtATGAGCAGACCTAcagtttagaaaaatcacttgagTGGCTCAGAGGttggactggagtggggaaagttggtgacagtcactaaagggttttttttttaaaaataaatgaggttCTTTTAATTCCGGGGTgccaactatatatatatgataaaagaagaaagtttgtACCCTGAGGGAAGCTTAGACTTTGGGTAtggaaaggggggaagagaggaggacccccttctcaaagtggggttcaggggagatagcagatgtaacgagttggctcagagagaggagagggggtttgaagattttcccccttctgccttccctcagctaaagttgctctccccaattcactcttgtccctcttgtcctccctccactacccgagaccaaagggtttccccttgatctgttcactcacacagcttagggaacagataacttttaatgtcaactcaatcaggtaatacaaaaggaaataatggtcagggaagaataggaaaagggggtccctgtttttcctccttcctcaagtttggggtgaattcaggccttggcagcctgaacccttgagagaaagtcaagttgactcacccctgggcaacaggagctgaggttaagtctgctcagatttctcttcagaagtcccttcaattgggaagtgttggagggaaGGATTTTTCCAattaccagcaggaaaaatgggtaaccctcaggagaaagtctttttcccaacttctctcttcagtgtctcaagaccgagagaccctcactgctctcccaacCAGTCTTCTCCTCTggatttgttatatttaaaatagttggaagGCCATCAACTGtgacagttaaaagagttggggtcataaactgtagtgagtaaaatagtggaagatataaattatgctagatataagagtgggtgagtagatttgaccgcagaaaatatgtttcactacagtgtcttggtttttaaatcaaatataaggtggttgccagggaaatattcccaattattcaaatacccaagtcaactgggttttatagagattttaattaatacaaatgtggaattaaagaaaagagagaaagagagaaaaaggaaataagtatgaagggccttaagccaacatggcctagacctgagtcttaagagagagagatcagtcagtcagtcttttatcactcaccacaaggtctgtctaagcaaggattctagtgacac
It includes:
- the NSRP1 gene encoding nuclear speckle splicing regulatory protein 1 isoform X2 — its product is MQRKKEENNPKLLLVKDRKPKYIHSLLKAVEIRKKEQEKRMEKKIQKEREMEKGEFDDKEAFVTSAYKKKLQERAEEAERERRAAALEARLDVTKQKDLSGFYRHLLNQAVGEEEVPECSLREASSRIKEEKPRGYSDELNPDHRVPANRVVPKTRVKDENPDADSDLDVDSSEDDDKTEDKSRWSHRKESGHQSERSQAHSSSSGEDRGHQSRSHTKSSRTVTRERGDQHQDRSHESHIREPDRRPESGHHKEKPDQHRSREDSNKDHVHKRREQEDRERRERRMDREHRQEEEREKQPSKGRERARLRNSEEPRDEARGETRDRSKGHAEGKRNGQEKCREKEPSTRPLEQAQEREGSCSGSGAQDRLGGEEGSSRGGASERAPSPKGSQESKRQPEVGGEEKPPETLSKFAKRSNKETVMSARDRYLARQMARVSAKTYIEKEED
- the NSRP1 gene encoding nuclear speckle splicing regulatory protein 1 isoform X1 is translated as MAAPSRQYGLIFPKKAQQLQKPILQKPSVFDNDSDEETSVSDSIQREACKKQMMKQTKLEIQKALAEDATVYEYDSIYDDMQRKKEENNPKLLLVKDRKPKYIHSLLKAVEIRKKEQEKRMEKKIQKEREMEKGEFDDKEAFVTSAYKKKLQERAEEAERERRAAALEARLDVTKQKDLSGFYRHLLNQAVGEEEVPECSLREASSRIKEEKPRGYSDELNPDHRVPANRVVPKTRVKDENPDADSDLDVDSSEDDDKTEDKSRWSHRKESGHQSERSQAHSSSSGEDRGHQSRSHTKSSRTVTRERGDQHQDRSHESHIREPDRRPESGHHKEKPDQHRSREDSNKDHVHKRREQEDRERRERRMDREHRQEEEREKQPSKGRERARLRNSEEPRDEARGETRDRSKGHAEGKRNGQEKCREKEPSTRPLEQAQEREGSCSGSGAQDRLGGEEGSSRGGASERAPSPKGSQESKRQPEVGGEEKPPETLSKFAKRSNKETVMSARDRYLARQMARVSAKTYIEKEED